From Caulobacter segnis, a single genomic window includes:
- a CDS encoding acyloxyacyl hydrolase codes for MKTAKFAVAASLLLGSAALGVAAPAVAGEAFVGVYKHDVTFIGKAVGLGAAGREDGYDVHLGYRTDKLENLRWLGKPQVHTMVSINSENKSNFVAAGFDWKIDFGQPGGFYLRPGMGLAYTDGKAKLPPANAPNISDEERARRTYLYYHRIEFGSHVLFEPELALGYQVSDKVSVELSYTHLSNGQIFHQGKNQGLDDAGVRLVYAF; via the coding sequence ATGAAGACCGCCAAGTTCGCCGTCGCGGCGTCCCTTCTGTTGGGGAGCGCCGCGTTAGGGGTCGCCGCGCCCGCGGTGGCCGGGGAAGCCTTCGTCGGCGTCTACAAGCACGACGTGACCTTCATCGGCAAAGCCGTCGGCCTGGGGGCCGCGGGCCGCGAGGATGGCTACGACGTCCATCTGGGCTATCGCACCGACAAGCTGGAAAATCTGCGCTGGCTGGGCAAGCCGCAGGTCCACACGATGGTGTCGATCAACAGCGAGAACAAATCCAACTTCGTGGCCGCCGGCTTCGATTGGAAGATCGATTTCGGCCAGCCGGGCGGCTTCTACCTGCGCCCCGGCATGGGCCTGGCCTATACGGACGGCAAGGCCAAGCTGCCGCCGGCCAACGCCCCGAACATCAGCGACGAGGAGCGGGCCCGCCGCACCTATCTCTACTATCACCGCATCGAATTCGGCTCGCACGTGCTGTTCGAGCCGGAGCTGGCCCTGGGCTACCAGGTCAGCGACAAGGTGTCGGTGGAACTCAGCTACACCCACCTGTCGAACGGCCAGATCTTCCACCAGGGCAAGAACCAGGGGCTTGACGACGCGGGGGTCCGGCTGGTTTACGCCTTCTGA
- a CDS encoding adenylosuccinate synthase encodes MANVTVVGAQWGDEGKGKIVDWLSNRADVVVRFQGGHNAGHTLVVDGKVYKLALLPSGVVQGKLSVIGNGVVVDPWHLLGEIDKIADQGVNITPELLILADNACLILPLHRDLDQAREAASTQKIGTTGRGIGPAYEDKVGRRAIRVADLADPEALKPKIERLLSHHGALRRGLNLPEASAQELFDALMELAPRILPYAQPAWRVLDQAHKAGRKILFEGAQGSLLDVDHGTYPFVTSSNTAAGQAAAGSGMGPSATGFVLGIVKAYTTRVGEGPFPAELFDDVGKHLSTVGREVGVNTGRARRCGWFDSVLVRQSVAINGIHGVALTKLDVLDGLKTLKICVGYKIGDKVVDYLPAGLRDQAAATPVYEEIEGWTESTAGARSFKDLNANAIKYVRRVEELIGAPVALLSTSPERDDTILMRDPFQG; translated from the coding sequence ATGGCCAACGTGACCGTTGTCGGCGCCCAGTGGGGCGACGAGGGCAAGGGCAAGATCGTCGACTGGCTCAGCAACCGGGCCGACGTCGTCGTGCGCTTCCAGGGCGGGCACAACGCCGGCCATACGCTGGTGGTGGACGGCAAGGTCTACAAGCTGGCCCTGCTGCCCTCGGGCGTGGTGCAGGGCAAGCTCTCTGTCATCGGGAATGGCGTCGTCGTCGACCCGTGGCACCTGTTGGGCGAGATCGACAAGATCGCCGACCAGGGCGTCAACATCACGCCCGAGCTGCTGATCCTGGCCGACAACGCCTGCCTGATCCTGCCGCTGCACCGTGACCTGGACCAGGCGCGCGAGGCCGCCTCGACCCAGAAGATCGGCACCACCGGCCGCGGCATCGGTCCGGCCTACGAGGACAAGGTCGGCCGCCGCGCCATCCGCGTCGCCGACCTGGCCGATCCGGAAGCCCTGAAGCCCAAGATCGAGCGCCTGCTCAGCCACCACGGCGCCCTGCGTCGCGGCCTGAACCTGCCGGAGGCCTCGGCTCAGGAGCTTTTCGACGCCCTGATGGAACTGGCCCCGCGCATCCTGCCCTACGCCCAGCCGGCGTGGCGGGTGCTGGACCAGGCTCACAAGGCCGGCCGCAAGATCTTGTTCGAAGGCGCGCAAGGCTCGCTGCTGGACGTCGACCACGGCACCTATCCGTTCGTGACCTCGTCCAACACCGCCGCCGGCCAGGCCGCTGCCGGCTCGGGCATGGGCCCCTCGGCGACCGGCTTCGTGCTGGGCATCGTCAAGGCCTACACCACCCGCGTGGGCGAGGGCCCGTTCCCGGCCGAGCTGTTCGACGACGTGGGCAAGCACCTGTCGACGGTCGGCCGCGAGGTCGGGGTCAACACCGGCCGCGCCCGCCGCTGCGGCTGGTTCGACTCGGTGCTGGTGCGCCAGTCGGTGGCCATCAACGGCATCCACGGCGTGGCCCTGACCAAGCTGGACGTGCTGGACGGCCTCAAGACCCTGAAGATCTGCGTCGGCTACAAGATCGGCGACAAGGTCGTCGACTACCTGCCGGCCGGCCTGCGCGACCAGGCCGCCGCCACGCCGGTGTATGAAGAGATCGAGGGCTGGACGGAAAGCACCGCCGGCGCCCGCTCGTTCAAGGACCTCAACGCCAACGCGATCAAATACGTGCGCCGCGTCGAGGAACTGATCGGCGCCCCGGTGGCCCTGCTGTCGACCAGCCCTGAGCGGGACGACACCATCCTGATGCGCGACCCCTTCCAGGGCTAG
- a CDS encoding polysaccharide deacetylase family protein: MRGIFIVLIALVLASPAVAGSFDWPGGRKAAIVLTYDDALTSHLDVAAPQLEAAGLRGTFFLNGTFPAADIPRWRRLAERGHELGNHSMFHPCPQASFAMDPQFNSERYTVPGMLREIGAMNTLLTAIDGRTERTYSVPCSVSLAGGVDYTDALRASGTIRYVRTGVPSGGVISDPAMLDPFRVPSRSFPETATADDLIAYVQDVRRAGGLGVFMFHGVGGDYLTVSSEAHQGLLRYLKAHADEIWVAPFQDVMRRATASGAPPRP, translated from the coding sequence ATGCGCGGGATCTTCATCGTTCTGATCGCGCTGGTCCTGGCCTCTCCCGCCGTGGCCGGATCGTTCGACTGGCCCGGCGGGCGCAAGGCGGCGATCGTCCTGACCTATGACGACGCCCTGACCTCGCACCTCGACGTCGCCGCGCCGCAGCTGGAGGCGGCGGGGCTGCGCGGGACGTTCTTCCTCAACGGGACCTTCCCGGCGGCGGACATCCCGCGCTGGCGGCGACTGGCCGAGCGCGGGCACGAGCTGGGCAACCACTCGATGTTCCACCCGTGCCCGCAAGCATCCTTCGCCATGGACCCGCAGTTCAATTCCGAGCGCTACACGGTTCCTGGCATGCTGCGCGAGATCGGGGCGATGAACACCCTGCTGACCGCGATCGACGGCCGGACCGAGCGGACCTATTCGGTCCCGTGCAGCGTCAGCCTGGCCGGCGGCGTCGACTATACCGACGCGTTGCGGGCGTCCGGGACGATCCGCTACGTCCGCACCGGCGTGCCCAGCGGCGGGGTGATCAGCGACCCGGCGATGCTGGACCCCTTCCGCGTCCCCAGCCGCTCGTTTCCCGAGACCGCCACGGCCGACGATCTGATCGCCTATGTGCAGGACGTGCGGCGTGCGGGCGGGCTGGGCGTCTTCATGTTTCACGGCGTGGGCGGCGACTACCTCACGGTCTCGTCCGAAGCCCATCAGGGCCTGTTGCGCTATCTGAAGGCGCACGCGGACGAGATCTGGGTCGCGCCTTTCCAGGACGTGATGCGGCGCGCCACCGCGAGCGGCGCGCCGCCGCGCCCCTGA
- a CDS encoding response regulator produces the protein MVVDPNPATARLLAEHLRPLGGVQIFAAATAEKGYAMARAVEPQLIFVEHAQNGVDGLAFTRKIRRSDLTCREAPVIMCTADATAETIYGARDAGVHEFMRKPFNLKDLERRLEAVTLKPRGWVEAVGYVGPDRRRFNSADYKGPRKREADQAGTPAARLSQALRIVKSAAQALDSDPAQARRALAAQAVELRRVGEAIKDARLIQAAAALESCTGGQAGGRAELVKRIDALMGFMSPEDTGRAA, from the coding sequence ATGGTCGTCGATCCGAACCCCGCGACCGCGCGTCTGCTGGCTGAACACCTGCGCCCGCTGGGCGGCGTGCAGATCTTCGCCGCCGCGACGGCGGAGAAGGGCTACGCCATGGCTCGGGCGGTCGAGCCGCAGCTGATCTTCGTCGAGCACGCCCAGAACGGCGTCGACGGCCTGGCTTTCACCCGCAAGATCCGTCGCAGCGACCTGACGTGCCGCGAGGCCCCGGTGATCATGTGCACGGCCGACGCCACCGCCGAGACGATCTACGGCGCCCGCGACGCCGGTGTTCATGAATTCATGCGCAAGCCCTTCAACCTGAAGGACCTGGAACGCCGCCTCGAGGCGGTGACCCTGAAGCCGCGCGGCTGGGTCGAGGCCGTGGGCTATGTCGGTCCCGACCGCCGGCGCTTCAACTCGGCCGACTACAAGGGGCCGCGCAAGCGCGAGGCCGACCAGGCCGGCACGCCCGCCGCGCGCCTCTCCCAGGCCCTGCGCATCGTCAAGTCGGCCGCCCAGGCCCTGGACAGCGATCCGGCCCAGGCCCGCCGCGCCCTGGCGGCCCAGGCGGTCGAGCTCCGGCGCGTCGGCGAGGCCATCAAGGACGCCCGCCTGATCCAGGCGGCCGCGGCGCTGGAATCCTGCACGGGCGGTCAGGCCGGCGGCCGCGCCGAACTGGTCAAGCGCATCGACGCTCTGATGGGCTTCATGAGTCCCGAGGACACGGGCCGGGCGGCCTGA